A single Acidimicrobiales bacterium DNA region contains:
- a CDS encoding HAD family hydrolase gives MVEPVEAVIFDWGGTLSHWVPQAQVPEFWRAAAAAIDPARIDDLAAALMRAEHDVWAQIRGAQRSGRIEDIFAAAMAEHDVELAEAEFQLAAGKYFEAWELELRHKDDAVPMLAALKGMGLKTALLSNTHWPRSFHEELLERDGLAEFIDERVYSSELTHVKPHPIAFRTTLRALDVRPARAVFVGDRRYDDVFGAQSAGMRAVLVVPGPEDDDYVVNPDATIESLAELVAVIDGWLHPSRR, from the coding sequence TGGGTGCCGCAGGCGCAGGTGCCCGAGTTCTGGCGGGCTGCGGCTGCCGCCATCGACCCGGCGCGCATCGACGACCTGGCCGCTGCGCTCATGCGGGCCGAGCACGACGTGTGGGCCCAGATCCGCGGCGCCCAACGCTCCGGCAGGATCGAGGACATCTTCGCCGCCGCCATGGCCGAGCACGACGTGGAGTTGGCCGAAGCGGAGTTCCAGCTGGCCGCGGGCAAGTACTTCGAAGCGTGGGAGCTCGAATTGCGCCACAAGGACGACGCCGTGCCCATGCTCGCCGCGCTCAAGGGGATGGGCCTCAAGACGGCGCTGCTGTCGAATACGCACTGGCCGCGGTCGTTCCACGAGGAGCTCCTCGAACGCGACGGGCTCGCCGAGTTCATCGACGAGCGCGTCTACTCCTCGGAGCTGACCCACGTGAAGCCGCACCCGATCGCGTTCCGGACGACGCTGCGCGCTCTCGACGTCCGACCGGCGCGGGCGGTATTCGTCGGCGACCGGCGTTACGACGACGTGTTCGGGGCCCAATCAGCGGGAATGCGGGCGGTGCTGGTCGTGCCGGGCCCGGAAGACGACGACTACGTCGTCAATCCCGACGCCACCATCGAGTCGCTGGCCGAGCTGGTCGCCGTGATCGACGGCTGGCTGCACCCGAGCCGCCGATGA